In Candidatus Binatus sp., the following are encoded in one genomic region:
- the coxB gene encoding cytochrome c oxidase subunit II, whose amino-acid sequence MMMKRWLLGIAAMLAAASRAFANDWGMGDANSKIPPSSIFSPVSTPASDINTLAFFTLAITGTIFLIVGSLIVYSVVRFRARSDDDGREPPQVYGSNPIEFAWTTVPAIIVFVLILITARTIYTVQAAPRPPGAINVRVIGHQWWWEFQYPDLGIVTANELHVPQSDPANPTPTFIVLESADVAHSFWVPRLAGKTDAIPNHRNTMWIDPHEVGTFLGQCAEFCGTEHAMMLLRVIVEPRGDFQRWAEAEKQAPVQDASVARGRAVFESTACVNCHAIRGTAANGTFGPDLTHLMSRETLGAGVAINTPEHLKIWVHDPAEMKPGALMPAMNLEPKDLDGLVAYLATLR is encoded by the coding sequence ATGATGATGAAGCGCTGGTTGCTGGGGATTGCTGCGATGCTCGCCGCAGCCTCGCGGGCATTTGCGAACGATTGGGGGATGGGGGACGCGAACTCCAAAATCCCGCCGAGCAGCATTTTCAGTCCAGTATCGACGCCGGCTAGCGATATCAACACACTGGCGTTCTTCACGCTTGCGATCACCGGCACGATCTTTCTGATCGTCGGCAGCCTGATCGTTTACAGTGTGGTCCGATTCCGCGCGCGCAGCGACGATGACGGCCGCGAGCCGCCGCAAGTTTACGGCAGCAATCCGATCGAGTTCGCGTGGACGACAGTGCCCGCGATCATCGTGTTCGTGCTGATTCTGATCACGGCGCGGACGATCTATACGGTGCAGGCGGCGCCGCGGCCACCGGGTGCGATCAACGTGCGCGTGATCGGGCATCAGTGGTGGTGGGAGTTCCAGTATCCGGATCTGGGAATCGTGACGGCCAACGAACTGCACGTGCCGCAGAGCGATCCGGCGAATCCGACGCCGACTTTCATCGTGCTCGAGTCGGCCGACGTCGCGCATAGCTTCTGGGTGCCGCGTCTGGCGGGCAAGACCGACGCGATCCCGAATCATCGCAACACGATGTGGATCGATCCGCATGAAGTGGGGACGTTTCTCGGGCAATGCGCTGAATTCTGCGGTACCGAGCACGCGATGATGCTGCTCAGAGTGATCGTCGAGCCGCGCGGCGATTTTCAGCGCTGGGCCGAGGCGGAGAAGCAGGCGCCGGTGCAGGATGCGTCGGTGGCGCGCGGCCGCGCGGTGTTCGAATCGACCGCGTGCGTGAACTGTCACGCGATTCGCGGCACCGCGGCCAACGGGACATTCGGGCCCGATCTCACGCATCTGATGAGCCGCGAGACGCTCGGCGCGGGCGTGGCGATCAATACGCCGGAGCATCTGAAAATCTGGGTGCACGATCCTGCGGAGATGAAGCCGGGCGCGCTGATGCCGGCGATGAATCTCGAACCGAAGGATCTCGACGGACTGGTGGCGTACCTGGCGACGCTTCGATGA